The genomic stretch GGGTCCTCGTCCACCAGTTGAGGTAGAAGTGTCGCGGGAGTCTTCTCTGGCTGACGTGCCGGAGATCGCTCTCCCGCCCGGCTCTAAACGAGAGCAATGGGAGTGGTTGCAGGGAAGAGTGCTTTCGTGTCCGGTCTGTCGGGAGAATCTCAATCCGGGAAAGAAAATCGTGTTTGGGGTGGGAAACCTGGATGCGGAACTCTTCTTTTGCGGGGAAGCCCCCGGTGCCGATGAGGAGACTCAGGGGGAACCGTTCGTTGGGAAAGCGGGTGAGCTACTCAATGGAATGATCCGTGCGATGGGCTTGAAGCGGGAGGATGTGTATATCGGCAACATCATGAATTGGAGGCCGCAAACAGGGACTGCGTTTGGAAATCGACCACCAACGGACGAAGAGATGGATTTTTGCTTACCTTACCTCAAAGCCCAGATTGAGATTATTCAGCCAAAAGTGGTTGTCGCCCTGGGGGGAACGGCTGCGAAAGGGCTGCTCGGGGTGGAGACCAAGGGCCAGATGAGTCGTCTGCGAGGGAAGTGGAATGAGTTTCATGACACTCCGCTGATGGTGACCTATCACCCGTCGTACCTTCTTCACCAGGAATCGGTGGCCAGTAAGAGAAAAGTCTGGGAGGACCTTTTGATGGTGATGGAGAAGCTCGGGATGGAAATTACCGAGAAGCAACGGAACTTTTTCCTGGCTGCTATGGGAAAATCATAGGCCGCCTACCTGTTCTTCAGATGGTTTGTAGAATGGATAGCGGCGTGGACATGCGCCCATAGTGCTTGACACCATTTACCCTTTACGGCTTCCTCTTTCCTTTTTCCAAAAATGGCTCTCAAAATTAGACTTCAAAGGCATGGTAATCGCCACAACCCCTTCTACCGCGTAGTGGTGGCAGAGAACACAGCACGCCGTGATGGGCGCTATGTCGAGTTGGTAGGCACCTACGACCCTCAAAACCAATCTGAGGAAAAACAGTGG from Verrucomicrobiota bacterium encodes the following:
- a CDS encoding uracil-DNA glycosylase, producing MDRELLNLVVEELRQLRSEGVEGVSMSDETLRVLECAGKGEKERGGSVASDSAVSTKRSADQGGPRPPVEVEVSRESSLADVPEIALPPGSKREQWEWLQGRVLSCPVCRENLNPGKKIVFGVGNLDAELFFCGEAPGADEETQGEPFVGKAGELLNGMIRAMGLKREDVYIGNIMNWRPQTGTAFGNRPPTDEEMDFCLPYLKAQIEIIQPKVVVALGGTAAKGLLGVETKGQMSRLRGKWNEFHDTPLMVTYHPSYLLHQESVASKRKVWEDLLMVMEKLGMEITEKQRNFFLAAMGKS
- the rpsP gene encoding 30S ribosomal protein S16, translated to MALKIRLQRHGNRHNPFYRVVVAENTARRDGRYVELVGTYDPQNQSEEKQWKLDLERVDYWQSVGAKPTDTVRSLIRRARRAAPSEEAVAPEAPANSTSA